Proteins from a genomic interval of Tenacibaculum sp. SZ-18:
- a CDS encoding DUF481 domain-containing protein, whose amino-acid sequence MKKYILIAFVFFPSVLQSQIINVESVRRATDTIGWSGYTSLILELVKNKNTIFGISNRTRIQYKGNKHLWLFLNDFDFRKTNDENFVNRNAQHVRYNYRFEKKLSFEAFLQSQTDEISAIRFRGLLGCGIRFKVSKKEKYKLYLGTLIMYEHENIVSTTEPNNRDWRKSTYFSMSLYPKSNISIVSTTYFQPRFDRVSDFRISSQNTIAFEIVKKLMFTANFTYQYDEFPVIGVPKEQYRFTNGLLYSF is encoded by the coding sequence ATGAAAAAATATATTCTTATTGCTTTTGTGTTTTTTCCGTCTGTATTACAATCTCAAATTATAAACGTTGAAAGCGTTCGACGTGCAACCGACACGATTGGATGGTCGGGATATACTAGTTTGATTCTTGAACTGGTAAAGAATAAAAATACCATTTTTGGGATTTCAAACAGAACAAGAATTCAATACAAAGGAAACAAGCATTTATGGCTATTTTTAAATGACTTTGATTTTCGTAAGACAAATGATGAAAATTTTGTAAATAGAAATGCTCAGCATGTCAGATATAATTATAGATTTGAAAAAAAGCTTTCCTTTGAGGCCTTTTTACAGTCTCAAACAGACGAAATATCAGCAATACGGTTTAGAGGACTTTTAGGATGCGGAATTCGATTTAAAGTATCTAAAAAAGAGAAATATAAGCTCTATTTAGGTACTTTAATAATGTACGAACATGAAAATATTGTCTCTACAACAGAACCAAATAATCGCGACTGGAGAAAAAGCACTTATTTTTCTATGAGTTTATATCCTAAAAGTAATATATCTATTGTAAGTACTACTTATTTTCAACCGAGGTTTGATAGGGTTTCAGATTTCAGAATATCTAGTCAAAATACTATTGCTTTTGAAATCGTTAAAAAATTAATGTTCACTGCAAACTTCACGTATCAATATGATGAATTTCCAGTAATAGGAGTTCCAAAAGAACAGTATCGATTCACTAACGGATTGCTGTATAGTTTTTAA
- the gltX gene encoding glutamate--tRNA ligase, translated as MSENVRVRFAPSPTGPLHMGGVRTALYNYLFAKKHNGTFVLRIEDTDQTRYVANAEKYIIDSLEWCNIPFDEGPGKNEKYGPYRQSERKHLYKQYADQLIENGWAYYAFDTAEELDAHRKDHEANGKTFIYNWHNREKGKLVNSLILSKEDVEKRIENGDKYVVRFKTPQDETLILKDEVRGTIKIDTNSLDDKVLFKSDGMPTYHLANIVDDHLMKISHVIRGEEWLPSLPLHTLLYKAFEWEAPKFAHLSLILKPVGKGKLGKRDGDKLGFPVFPLQYTNEETGNVTRGYKEDGYFAEAFVNLLALLGWNPGTEQELFSLEELTQAFDLARVSKSGAKFSPDKAKWFNQQYLQQKSAEELTELFLPILNSQGVEADKNYVQKVVGLVKERANFVNDLTELSNFFFIDPSEYDPKAAKKQWKENTGELMSELVTVIEGIEDFSIENAQTEIKGWITSKEIGFGKVMQPLRLSLVGKLAGPDLFEIMTMIGKETTIKRIQNAIANLS; from the coding sequence ATGTCTGAAAATGTTAGAGTGCGTTTCGCACCAAGTCCAACTGGACCATTACATATGGGAGGCGTTAGAACCGCTTTGTACAATTACTTATTTGCTAAAAAGCATAACGGTACTTTTGTGTTACGTATTGAAGATACCGACCAAACTCGATATGTTGCTAATGCAGAAAAGTATATTATTGACTCTTTAGAATGGTGTAACATTCCTTTTGATGAAGGACCAGGAAAGAATGAAAAGTACGGACCGTACAGACAGTCAGAAAGAAAACATTTATACAAACAATACGCTGATCAATTAATAGAAAATGGTTGGGCGTATTATGCGTTTGATACTGCTGAAGAATTAGATGCACACAGAAAAGATCACGAAGCGAATGGTAAAACATTCATTTATAATTGGCATAATCGTGAGAAAGGAAAGTTAGTTAACTCATTGATTTTAAGTAAAGAAGATGTTGAAAAACGTATTGAAAACGGAGACAAATATGTAGTTCGTTTTAAAACTCCACAAGATGAAACTTTAATTTTAAAAGATGAAGTCCGTGGAACTATTAAAATTGACACTAATTCATTAGACGATAAGGTTTTATTTAAATCTGATGGGATGCCAACGTATCACTTAGCGAACATTGTTGATGATCATTTAATGAAAATCTCACACGTAATTCGTGGTGAAGAATGGTTACCTTCTCTTCCACTACACACTTTACTATACAAAGCTTTTGAATGGGAAGCGCCAAAATTTGCGCATTTATCTTTAATTCTTAAGCCTGTTGGAAAAGGAAAATTAGGAAAAAGAGATGGAGATAAACTAGGATTTCCAGTATTTCCTTTACAATACACAAATGAAGAAACCGGAAATGTAACACGTGGATACAAGGAAGACGGATATTTTGCAGAAGCTTTTGTAAACTTATTGGCTTTATTAGGATGGAATCCAGGAACAGAGCAAGAATTATTCTCTTTAGAAGAATTAACCCAGGCTTTTGATTTGGCTAGAGTAAGTAAATCTGGAGCGAAGTTTAGTCCGGATAAAGCGAAATGGTTCAACCAACAATATTTACAGCAAAAGTCAGCTGAAGAATTAACGGAATTGTTCTTGCCAATCTTGAATTCACAAGGTGTTGAAGCTGATAAAAACTATGTTCAAAAAGTAGTTGGTTTAGTAAAAGAAAGAGCAAATTTCGTGAACGATTTAACAGAATTATCGAATTTCTTTTTTATAGATCCGTCAGAGTATGATCCAAAAGCTGCTAAGAAACAATGGAAGGAAAACACTGGAGAATTAATGTCTGAATTAGTTACTGTAATTGAGGGAATTGAAGATTTTTCTATTGAAAATGCACAGACTGAAATCAAAGGATGGATTACTTCGAAAGAAATTGGCTTTGGTAAAGTAATGCAGCCTTTAAGATTAAGCTTGGTAGGAAAATTAGCTGGCCCAGATTTGTTTGAAATTATGACAATGATAGGTAAAGAAACAACTATCAAAAGAATACAAAACGCAATAGCGAACTTAAGCTAA
- a CDS encoding DUF4175 family protein, whose product MSKFSLIEQKLQQFSKKYYTNELIRGSILFITLGLLYFFITLFVEYFLWLEPKSRTFLFWLFILVELTLLIRFILFPIFKLFGLRKGISQEESSKIIGEHFPEVKDKLLNVLQLKNTSNDSELLAASIEQKANHLEPIPFTNAVNFSVNLKYLKYLAIPIIIWVGTLVSGNSNKLNQSFNRVVNHNIAYQQPAPFSFHLTTPNLEAIQGNSFTVYFETKGEVLPEEAKIHFTGQEYYLDNNGGGLFSYTFDEINEATQFYVQANSIKSLLYTIDIVKTPNIQNISMELNYPKYVGKKNEILPNATNINVPQGTLLKWIVTTIQTDSVKYYESNNYIKFFKKESDNKFNYEQRIIENINYSISTSNKKLTDYEKLEFTVNTIRDESPNITVKSNIDSISRGPAYFAGQISDDYGFSELEMIYYDIQNPNVQNSKTIKITNETVQTFFTSFPDNLDLKEGIDYELFFRISDNDAVNGSKPATSRKFSYRKKTAEEIENELLQEQQNYLENIQNSIDNQQKNKKELEQLQFDLQNKKNMNWNDQKKIENVIKRQELYKKMMQRQADKLQENFSEKKEKNQSLQEKKEQLQKRIEELKKLEKQKKLLDEIKKMAEKLNKEDLLKKSKELAQQNKQQEKSLERVLELAKRYYVEQKMNQIADKLNELSKKQEDLANKKEEKENKNENKSNNPNSKQKAEEENKELTEKQKEISKEFENIKKDIDNLKKENEKLKEPMDIPKTEELQKETKEELQKAEENLEKKDNNNAKKNQKKASQKMQQMSKKMQQSMQMMSSAMQEENMEDLRSVVENLITFSFDQENLMDWYLKSSSSHPEFGEKIRKQNQLKTYFEHIDDSLYVLSMRVPEISSAIQEHLATAHYNLDLSLENFSESRFRRGTSNQRYVMTATNELVNMLSNTLDAMQNPKPGSGSGKGKKGESFSLPDIIQKQKGLSEQMKKGMQKKGQQGKPDKGKDGKKGQKEGQQGQKGEGNPNEDLDGDLYQIYKEQSKLRQELENAIKEGGLKDGKAKKALKEMEQLENQILERGFNQNTLQRMQKLNYELLKLDKATFEQGKEKKRKSNTNIIEYNRNKIKELQFKKQFYNQTEILNRQSLPLRKNYKKKVQEYFNKNQ is encoded by the coding sequence ATGAGCAAATTTTCATTAATCGAACAGAAATTACAGCAATTTAGCAAGAAGTATTACACCAATGAATTAATAAGGGGAAGTATACTCTTTATTACATTGGGATTACTTTATTTCTTCATCACACTATTTGTTGAATATTTTTTATGGTTAGAGCCAAAATCGAGAACTTTCCTTTTCTGGTTATTTATATTGGTTGAATTAACTTTATTAATAAGATTTATTCTTTTTCCTATTTTTAAATTGTTCGGATTACGTAAAGGAATCTCTCAAGAAGAATCATCGAAAATAATTGGTGAGCATTTTCCTGAAGTAAAGGACAAACTTTTAAATGTTTTACAACTTAAAAATACTTCAAACGATTCTGAATTATTAGCTGCCAGTATTGAACAAAAAGCAAATCATTTAGAACCAATTCCTTTTACAAACGCGGTTAACTTCTCTGTAAATTTAAAATACCTCAAATATTTAGCAATTCCTATCATTATATGGGTCGGAACTTTAGTGTCGGGAAATTCTAATAAATTAAATCAAAGTTTTAATCGTGTTGTCAATCATAATATAGCATATCAACAACCAGCTCCTTTTAGCTTTCATTTAACAACACCAAACCTAGAGGCCATTCAAGGAAATTCGTTCACCGTATATTTCGAAACCAAAGGAGAGGTACTTCCTGAAGAAGCAAAAATCCATTTCACTGGACAGGAGTATTATCTAGATAATAACGGAGGTGGACTATTTTCTTACACTTTTGATGAAATTAACGAAGCAACTCAATTTTATGTTCAAGCCAATTCTATAAAATCTCTGTTATATACTATTGATATTGTTAAGACTCCGAATATCCAAAATATTAGTATGGAATTGAACTATCCTAAATATGTAGGAAAGAAAAATGAGATACTTCCAAACGCAACAAATATCAATGTTCCACAAGGAACATTGTTAAAATGGATTGTTACAACCATCCAAACAGATTCTGTAAAATATTATGAATCAAATAATTATATAAAATTTTTTAAAAAGGAATCCGATAATAAATTTAATTATGAACAAAGAATAATTGAAAATATTAATTATTCAATAAGTACATCGAACAAAAAGTTAACAGACTATGAAAAACTGGAATTTACAGTGAATACAATTCGCGACGAATCACCAAATATTACTGTTAAATCCAATATCGACAGTATTTCCCGTGGACCAGCGTACTTTGCAGGACAAATTTCTGATGATTACGGCTTCTCTGAATTAGAGATGATTTATTACGACATTCAAAATCCAAATGTTCAAAATTCAAAAACTATTAAGATAACGAATGAAACTGTACAAACTTTCTTCACATCTTTCCCTGATAATTTAGATTTAAAGGAGGGTATAGATTACGAATTATTCTTTCGTATTTCAGATAACGATGCAGTTAATGGATCGAAACCTGCGACAAGTAGAAAGTTTTCATATCGTAAAAAAACCGCAGAAGAAATTGAGAATGAATTATTACAAGAACAACAGAATTACTTAGAAAATATTCAAAATTCAATTGACAACCAACAAAAGAATAAAAAAGAACTAGAGCAATTACAGTTTGATCTTCAAAACAAGAAGAATATGAACTGGAACGATCAAAAGAAAATTGAAAATGTAATTAAGCGTCAGGAGCTATACAAAAAAATGATGCAACGCCAGGCGGATAAGTTACAAGAAAATTTTTCTGAGAAAAAAGAAAAAAACCAGAGTTTACAAGAGAAAAAAGAACAATTACAAAAGCGAATTGAAGAATTAAAGAAATTAGAAAAACAGAAAAAGCTTTTAGATGAAATCAAGAAAATGGCAGAAAAACTTAACAAAGAAGATCTGCTAAAGAAAAGTAAAGAACTTGCACAACAAAACAAACAACAAGAAAAAAGTTTGGAACGTGTTTTAGAATTAGCTAAACGCTACTATGTAGAACAAAAAATGAATCAGATTGCGGATAAATTGAATGAATTATCAAAGAAGCAAGAAGATTTGGCCAATAAGAAAGAAGAAAAAGAAAATAAGAATGAGAACAAATCAAATAATCCGAACTCAAAACAGAAAGCTGAAGAAGAAAATAAAGAACTAACAGAGAAGCAAAAGGAGATAAGTAAAGAGTTCGAAAACATTAAAAAAGATATTGATAATTTAAAAAAGGAAAATGAGAAATTAAAGGAACCTATGGACATTCCTAAAACTGAGGAATTACAAAAGGAAACTAAAGAGGAATTACAAAAAGCAGAAGAAAACCTAGAAAAAAAGGATAACAACAACGCGAAAAAGAATCAGAAGAAAGCATCTCAAAAAATGCAGCAGATGAGTAAAAAAATGCAACAATCTATGCAAATGATGAGTAGTGCGATGCAAGAAGAGAATATGGAAGATTTAAGAAGCGTTGTTGAAAATTTAATTACGTTTTCATTTGATCAGGAAAATTTAATGGATTGGTACTTAAAATCTAGTTCATCGCACCCTGAATTTGGTGAGAAAATTAGAAAACAAAACCAACTTAAAACCTATTTTGAACATATCGATGATAGTTTATATGTTTTATCAATGCGCGTTCCAGAGATAAGTTCTGCTATTCAAGAACACTTAGCAACGGCACATTACAACTTAGACTTAAGCCTAGAAAATTTTTCAGAAAGTAGATTTAGAAGAGGAACATCTAACCAACGTTATGTTATGACAGCAACAAATGAATTGGTAAATATGCTAAGTAATACTTTAGATGCAATGCAAAATCCTAAACCTGGAAGTGGATCTGGAAAGGGTAAAAAAGGTGAATCATTTAGTTTACCTGATATCATCCAAAAACAAAAAGGATTATCAGAACAGATGAAGAAAGGTATGCAAAAGAAAGGTCAACAAGGCAAACCCGATAAAGGGAAAGATGGAAAAAAGGGTCAAAAAGAAGGACAACAGGGACAAAAAGGAGAAGGTAATCCAAACGAAGATTTAGATGGAGACTTATATCAGATTTATAAGGAGCAATCAAAACTTCGTCAAGAATTAGAGAACGCAATTAAAGAAGGAGGATTAAAAGATGGTAAGGCTAAGAAAGCTTTAAAGGAAATGGAGCAATTAGAAAATCAAATTTTAGAGCGTGGTTTTAATCAAAACACATTACAAAGAATGCAGAAATTAAACTACGAATTACTAAAACTCGATAAAGCTACCTTTGAGCAGGGTAAAGAAAAGAAGCGTAAATCAAACACCAATATAATAGAATATAACAGGAATAAGATAAAAGAGCTTCAATTTAAAAAACAGTTTTACAATCAAACAGAAATTCTAAACCGACAATCACTACCTTTGCGAAAAAACTACAAAAAGAAAGTTCAAGAATACTTTAATAAAAATCAATAA
- a CDS encoding peptidase: MKSRKRNMFTTTVKSTQEEDISILIQKDNHTWNYLCDCGEASGLTIKEIQNIKALFISHTHIDHFINFDSIIRHQIGIERRVIICGPIGIAKQVQARLLGYTWNLIEEKSIIYEVRELNVQNEYEVFELQPPLWKLEKQEIVTNDFVFKNEDFQVSAVLLDHKIPTVAYKFEEKEKIKINLSKADFKPGKWVKDLKYAFENKELDNEITIDESLYRAKDLFYLLEVQKGDSVGIIMDHAPSKENHDKIISHFNFCETVLIESFYVNEDKELALKNFHSYAEKSGIVARQAQVKNPIPVHFSRKYNAQQINQLKEEFYRAFHQSE; this comes from the coding sequence ATGAAATCAAGAAAAAGAAACATGTTTACCACTACAGTAAAGAGTACTCAAGAGGAAGATATTTCAATTTTAATTCAAAAAGATAATCACACGTGGAACTATTTGTGCGATTGTGGTGAAGCTAGCGGTTTAACAATAAAGGAAATACAAAATATTAAGGCCTTATTTATCAGCCATACACATATAGATCATTTTATAAATTTTGATAGCATTATTCGTCATCAAATAGGAATTGAAAGACGTGTAATTATCTGTGGACCAATTGGAATAGCAAAACAAGTACAAGCTAGGTTATTAGGTTATACGTGGAACCTTATTGAAGAAAAGTCGATTATTTATGAAGTTCGGGAGTTGAACGTCCAGAATGAATATGAGGTCTTCGAATTACAACCACCACTTTGGAAATTAGAAAAGCAAGAAATCGTTACCAATGATTTTGTTTTCAAAAATGAGGATTTTCAAGTATCAGCTGTATTGCTAGATCACAAAATTCCTACTGTTGCCTATAAATTTGAAGAAAAAGAAAAGATAAAAATTAATTTAAGCAAAGCAGATTTTAAACCAGGAAAATGGGTTAAGGATTTAAAATATGCCTTTGAAAATAAGGAGTTGGATAATGAAATTACGATAGACGAATCATTATATCGAGCTAAAGATTTATTCTATTTATTGGAGGTTCAAAAAGGTGATTCTGTTGGAATTATAATGGATCACGCGCCAAGCAAGGAAAACCATGATAAAATAATTTCACATTTTAATTTTTGTGAAACTGTTTTAATTGAGTCATTTTATGTAAATGAAGATAAGGAGCTTGCGCTTAAAAACTTCCATAGCTACGCTGAAAAATCTGGTATAGTTGCGCGACAAGCTCAAGTTAAAAATCCCATTCCTGTTCATTTCTCTAGGAAATACAATGCACAACAAATAAATCAATTGAAAGAGGAATTTTATCGAGCTTTTCATCAATCAGAATAA
- a CDS encoding alpha/beta hydrolase, protein MKNLLVVSALTIFFMACNSTDSNEVPVQNGQAPTVTEQATYEVLVMKDIVYAEGLSHENINSTASSVKQLKLDAYVPDNTLLNRPAVLLIHGGGFKGGSKDVSQMTHLANYFAERGWVAFSINYRLQADLGTIPEEWKTYIENNSAFIADVEQAYALYPASRDAKAALRWVFANAQTYNINPDYVSVGGGSAGAVSAIMLGVTEAEDYYSEIDATTDPTLATTNENEITKVRAILDFWGSGSTARLINDLYGKQRFGTNDAPIIIMHGTEDTTVLFSEAETLRDQYINSGVPYEFYPLEGKGHGPWSATVNGKSLEGLCFDFMVKQMSLIKQ, encoded by the coding sequence ATGAAAAATTTACTAGTTGTATCCGCTTTAACAATATTCTTTATGGCATGTAATTCTACAGACTCAAATGAAGTTCCAGTTCAAAATGGACAAGCTCCAACGGTTACTGAACAAGCAACTTATGAAGTGCTTGTAATGAAAGATATTGTCTATGCAGAAGGATTAAGTCATGAAAATATTAACAGTACAGCATCTTCTGTTAAGCAATTAAAATTAGACGCATACGTTCCTGATAATACTTTACTAAACCGACCTGCGGTGCTATTAATTCACGGAGGAGGTTTTAAAGGAGGATCTAAAGATGTATCACAAATGACGCATTTAGCAAATTACTTTGCAGAAAGAGGTTGGGTAGCATTTTCTATTAATTATCGACTACAAGCAGATTTAGGAACAATTCCTGAAGAATGGAAAACGTATATTGAAAATAATAGTGCTTTCATTGCAGATGTTGAACAAGCATATGCTTTATATCCAGCCAGTAGAGATGCTAAAGCAGCTTTACGTTGGGTGTTTGCAAACGCTCAAACTTATAATATAAACCCTGATTATGTTTCAGTGGGTGGTGGTTCTGCCGGAGCAGTTTCTGCAATAATGTTGGGAGTTACTGAAGCAGAAGATTATTACAGTGAAATTGATGCGACAACTGATCCGACCTTAGCGACCACTAATGAAAATGAAATCACAAAAGTTCGCGCTATTCTAGATTTCTGGGGAAGTGGTTCAACAGCAAGATTAATAAATGATTTGTATGGAAAACAACGTTTTGGAACAAACGATGCACCTATTATAATTATGCATGGAACCGAAGATACAACGGTTTTATTTTCTGAGGCAGAAACATTACGCGACCAATATATAAATTCTGGTGTACCGTATGAATTTTATCCGTTAGAAGGAAAAGGACATGGACCATGGAGTGCAACTGTTAACGGTAAAAGTTTAGAAGGTTTGTGTTTTGATTTTATGGTAAAACAAATGAGCTTAATTAAGCAATAA
- the mnmG gene encoding tRNA uridine-5-carboxymethylaminomethyl(34) synthesis enzyme MnmG yields the protein MSLFTTTYDVIVVGGGHAGSEAAAASANMGAKTLLITMNLQNIAQMSCNPAMGGIAKGQIIREIDALGGYSGIVTDKTAIQFKMLNKSKGPAMWSPRAQSDRMQFAECWRNMLEQTENLDFYQDSVNGLIFDENKIIGVKTNLGLSINAKTVIVTAGTFFNGLIHIGEKTFGGGRAGEGASTGITEDLIEKGFESGRMKTGTPPRVDGRSLDYSKMTEQPGDDNPEKFSYLPITKSLTEQRSCYLTYTNQTTHDLLREGFDRSPMFNGRIKSTGPRYCPSVEDKINRFAEKDRHQIFVEPEGWNTVEIYVNGFSTSLPEDIQDKAIQSIPGFENVKFFRYGYAIEYDYFPPTQLTHSLETKLVENLFFAGQINGTTGYEEAAAQGLMAGINTALKTQGKKPFILKRSEAYIGVLIDDLITKGTEEPYRMFTSRAEYRTLLRQDNADLRLTPKSFKLGLASKERMDRVEAKKEKTELLINFIKNLSVTKEEINPILTSKNLTQINQSMKLYKIAARPQLVFNDLLSIEKLNYFIHSNNIDSEIIEQVEIHLKYSGYIEKEKSNADKLNRLENVPIPSNFDYTKVKSLSYEAREKLTKIKPTSISQASRISGVSPSDVSVLLVYMGR from the coding sequence ATGAGTTTATTCACAACAACGTATGATGTTATCGTAGTAGGAGGAGGACATGCTGGAAGTGAAGCAGCAGCAGCCAGCGCAAATATGGGCGCAAAAACTTTATTAATTACAATGAATTTACAGAACATTGCTCAAATGAGCTGTAACCCTGCTATGGGAGGAATTGCAAAAGGTCAGATCATTCGAGAAATCGATGCTTTAGGTGGATACAGCGGAATCGTCACAGATAAAACAGCTATCCAATTTAAAATGCTCAACAAATCAAAAGGACCTGCCATGTGGAGTCCAAGAGCACAATCCGATAGAATGCAATTCGCAGAATGTTGGCGAAACATGTTAGAACAAACAGAAAATTTAGACTTCTATCAAGATTCTGTTAATGGACTGATATTCGACGAAAACAAGATTATTGGTGTAAAAACGAATCTCGGATTATCTATAAACGCTAAAACAGTAATCGTTACAGCTGGTACATTTTTTAATGGTTTAATCCATATTGGTGAGAAAACTTTCGGAGGTGGTAGAGCGGGAGAAGGTGCTTCAACTGGTATAACAGAAGACTTAATTGAAAAAGGATTTGAATCAGGAAGAATGAAAACAGGAACTCCTCCAAGAGTTGATGGAAGATCATTAGACTATTCAAAAATGACAGAACAACCTGGAGATGATAACCCAGAAAAATTCTCTTATTTACCAATAACAAAATCATTAACCGAACAACGTTCATGCTACCTTACTTATACAAATCAAACAACACACGATTTATTAAGAGAAGGTTTCGATCGTTCACCAATGTTCAATGGACGAATAAAATCAACCGGACCTAGATACTGTCCTTCTGTAGAAGACAAAATAAATCGTTTCGCGGAAAAAGACAGACACCAAATATTCGTTGAACCAGAAGGATGGAATACAGTAGAAATTTATGTAAATGGATTCTCGACTTCACTACCTGAAGATATTCAAGATAAAGCAATCCAATCTATACCAGGATTTGAAAATGTAAAATTCTTTAGATACGGATACGCTATCGAATATGATTATTTTCCGCCTACTCAATTAACTCACTCACTAGAAACAAAACTTGTTGAAAATTTATTCTTCGCTGGACAAATAAATGGAACCACTGGTTACGAAGAAGCAGCTGCACAAGGTTTAATGGCAGGAATAAATACAGCCTTAAAAACTCAAGGTAAAAAACCTTTTATATTAAAAAGAAGTGAAGCATATATTGGAGTTTTAATAGACGACCTAATAACAAAAGGAACTGAAGAACCATATAGAATGTTTACATCGCGTGCTGAATACAGAACACTATTAAGACAGGATAATGCCGATTTACGTCTAACTCCAAAATCATTCAAACTTGGTTTAGCTTCTAAAGAAAGAATGGATAGAGTAGAAGCTAAGAAAGAAAAAACGGAATTACTTATAAACTTTATTAAAAACTTAAGTGTAACGAAGGAAGAAATAAACCCAATACTAACTAGTAAAAATCTTACACAAATCAACCAATCTATGAAACTTTACAAGATTGCAGCTAGACCTCAATTAGTATTTAATGATTTACTCTCAATTGAAAAATTAAATTATTTCATTCACTCTAACAATATAGATTCTGAAATAATCGAACAAGTAGAAATTCATTTAAAATATTCTGGCTATATAGAAAAAGAAAAGAGTAACGCTGATAAATTAAATCGTTTAGAAAACGTTCCTATTCCTTCTAACTTCGATTATACAAAAGTTAAATCATTATCATATGAGGCTCGCGAAAAACTAACAAAAATTAAACCAACAAGTATTTCACAAGCAAGTCGAATAAGTGGAGTCTCACCAAGTGATGTTTCCGTTTTACTCGTTTACATGGGTAGATAA
- the ybeY gene encoding rRNA maturation RNase YbeY, which translates to MIAFNYETDFNLDDETEIKKWIINCAENENFEVGEINYIFCDDEYLHKINVEFLQHDTLTDIISFDYTISKLLSGDIFISIPRVEENAKTFNVTFNEELHRVIIHGILHYMGYKDKTDEEKQLMRDKENSCLKTVNL; encoded by the coding sequence ATGATAGCTTTTAACTACGAAACTGATTTCAATTTAGACGACGAAACTGAAATTAAGAAATGGATTATAAACTGTGCAGAAAATGAAAACTTCGAAGTAGGGGAAATCAACTATATATTCTGTGATGATGAATACCTACATAAAATAAACGTAGAATTTCTACAACACGACACCTTAACAGATATTATAAGTTTCGATTACACGATTAGTAAATTATTAAGTGGAGATATATTTATATCAATACCTCGAGTAGAAGAAAATGCTAAAACATTTAATGTTACTTTTAATGAGGAATTACATCGGGTAATCATTCATGGTATTTTACATTACATGGGATACAAAGACAAGACTGATGAAGAAAAACAATTAATGCGAGACAAAGAAAATAGTTGTTTAAAAACCGTAAATTTGTAA
- a CDS encoding methyltransferase domain-containing protein, which produces MKLETKKYWSQRYQENNTGWDLGAPSPPLQYYVNQLTDKNLTILIPGAGNSYESEYLFNNGYTNVHVLDIAKEPIDAFAKRNPNFPVEQLHEKDFFEFEGQFDLILEQTFFCSFPPLLETRKAYAQKMHELLKPNGKLVGLWFNFPLTGDIEKRPFGGDIDEYLNYLSPYFEVQSFEACYNSIPSRQGSELFGIFRVKK; this is translated from the coding sequence ATGAAATTGGAGACAAAAAAATATTGGTCACAACGTTATCAAGAAAATAATACAGGATGGGATTTAGGAGCACCTTCTCCTCCATTACAATATTATGTGAATCAACTAACGGATAAGAATCTTACAATTTTAATTCCTGGTGCCGGTAATTCGTATGAATCGGAGTATTTATTTAATAACGGATATACAAATGTTCATGTTCTTGATATAGCTAAAGAACCAATAGATGCTTTTGCTAAAAGAAATCCAAATTTTCCCGTGGAACAATTACATGAAAAGGACTTTTTTGAGTTTGAAGGTCAGTTTGATTTGATATTAGAACAAACTTTTTTCTGTTCTTTTCCACCATTACTAGAAACCCGAAAAGCATATGCGCAAAAAATGCATGAACTTTTAAAACCGAACGGAAAGTTAGTAGGATTATGGTTTAATTTCCCATTAACGGGCGATATAGAAAAACGTCCTTTTGGTGGTGATATAGACGAATATTTGAATTATCTCTCACCGTATTTTGAAGTTCAAAGTTTTGAAGCTTGCTACAACTCTATTCCATCAAGACAAGGAAGTGAATTGTTTGGTATTTTTAGAGTAAAAAAATAA